Below is a genomic region from Burkholderia pseudomultivorans.
CAGCATCTGGCGCAGCTGCGGCCGCTGCTCGACTTCGTCGACGGCGACGAGCGGCGCGGTCTTGCGCGGCAGATGCTCGATCGCCACGAGGCCGTCACGCTGCGCCGGCTGACGACGCTGCGACGCCAGGTGATCCACAACGATCTCAATCCGTACAACGTGCTGGTCGACGAAACGGACGCCGACCGCATCACCGCGATCCTCGATTTCGGCGACATGGTCAATGCGCCGCTCGTCAACGAGCTGGCGGTCGCCTCGTCGTATCAGCTTGCCGATGCGGCCAATCCGCTCGAGACGGCGGTCGACTGCATCTGCGCGTATCACCGCGTGAATCCGCTGAGCGGCGACGAGCTTGCGGTGCTGCCGGAACTGATCGTCGCGCGGCTGCTGATGACGGTGCTGATCACCGGCTGGCGCGCACGCGAGCATCCGGAAAACAGCACGTACATCCTGCGCAACAACGCGCTGTCGTGGAACGGCCTCCATCGTTTCGCGGCGCTGCCGGACGGCGCTGCGGCGCGCACCATCCGCGACGCGATCCGCAACGAACAGGAGCAGTTCCATGCGCAGTGACCCGGCGATGCTGAACGCGTTCGATCCCGCACAGGCCGAGCGCCTCGACGAGCATGCGCGCGCGCTCGTCGAGCGGCGCACGCGCGTGCTCGGGCCCGCGTACCGGCTGTTCTACGAGACGCCGCTGCACATCGTGCGCGGCGAAGGCGTGTGGCTGTACGACAGCGCCGGCCGCGCGTATCTCGATGCGTACAACAACGTCGCATCGGTCGGCCATTGCCGGCCCGAGGTCGTCGAAGCGATCGCGCGGCAGGCGAGCACGCTCAACAGCCATACGCGCTACCTGCACGACGGCATTCTCGATTACGCGGAACGCCTGCTGGGCACGCTGCCCGATGCGCTGTCGCAGGCGATGTTCACCTGCACCGGCAGCGAGGCCAACGATCTGGCGCTGCGCATCGCGAAGCAGTACACGGGCGGCACGGGCGTGATCGTCACGCAGTTGGCGTATCACGGCGTGACGGCTGCGGTGTCGGAGATCTCGCCG
It encodes:
- a CDS encoding phosphotransferase, translating into MHDAASAFRHDALFSVPSPRIDAAEAEALAADAFGVAGAVSALASERDQNFRVDAPDGSAYVLKLTHPAEHPGVTEFQTFAQLRVIESDGTLPVPRLLRDRAGRYIHWRGVAGGQTRQAVRLITFAPGIPLHRAERTARQRRALGAALGRFDRALRGFTHAHAGHRLLWDMQHLAQLRPLLDFVDGDERRGLARQMLDRHEAVTLRRLTTLRRQVIHNDLNPYNVLVDETDADRITAILDFGDMVNAPLVNELAVASSYQLADAANPLETAVDCICAYHRVNPLSGDELAVLPELIVARLLMTVLITGWRAREHPENSTYILRNNALSWNGLHRFAALPDGAAARTIRDAIRNEQEQFHAQ